From Staphylococcus sp. M0911, a single genomic window includes:
- the pxpA gene encoding 5-oxoprolinase subunit PxpA — translation MQVDLNCDLGEAFGNYSFGGDKDILPLITSANIACGFHAGDANVMNETIQLAKKHNIGIGAHPGLPDLQGFGRRKLDMSPEEIYNIVVYQLGALNGFCQIHDVKMNHVKPHGALYQMGAKDKTIASAIAQAVYDFDKTLVFVGLANTLLISEAEKIGLKTASEVFADRRYEDDGQLVSRKEPDAVISDSEEALNQVIKMVTENKVVSKNNKEITLQADTICVHGDGAHALEFVTKIREKLTKEGIDIQSL, via the coding sequence ATGCAAGTCGATTTAAATTGTGACTTAGGTGAAGCATTTGGTAACTATTCTTTTGGTGGAGATAAAGACATACTACCATTAATCACATCAGCCAATATCGCGTGTGGATTTCATGCTGGAGATGCCAATGTGATGAACGAAACAATACAATTAGCAAAAAAACACAACATAGGCATTGGTGCACATCCTGGATTACCTGATCTACAAGGTTTTGGTCGCCGTAAATTAGATATGTCACCTGAAGAAATATATAACATCGTAGTTTACCAACTTGGGGCGCTAAATGGCTTTTGTCAAATTCATGATGTGAAGATGAATCATGTAAAACCACATGGGGCACTGTATCAAATGGGCGCCAAAGATAAGACGATTGCAAGTGCAATTGCACAAGCAGTATATGACTTTGATAAAACATTGGTATTTGTTGGTTTAGCTAATACATTACTCATTTCAGAAGCTGAAAAAATAGGTTTAAAAACTGCATCTGAGGTTTTTGCTGATCGTCGATATGAAGATGACGGACAACTCGTTAGTCGTAAAGAACCTGATGCTGTAATATCCGACTCTGAGGAAGCATTAAATCAAGTTATTAAAATGGTAACAGAAAATAAAGTTGTATCTAAAAACAATAAAGAAATCACACTTCAAGCAGATACGATATGTGTACACGGTGACGGCGCACATGCATTAGAATTTGTAACTAAAATTAGGGAAAAATTAACGAAAGAAGGCATTGATATTCAATCCTTATAG
- a CDS encoding NRAMP family divalent metal transporter, whose amino-acid sequence MGEKLTSNNNGKATFTRNHKRLLLGSVFLMATSAIGPAFLTQTAVFTAQFYASFAFAILISILIDIGAQINIWRVLVVTGLRGQEVSNKIVPGLGTVISVLIAFGGLAFNIGNIAGAGLGLNAMFGIDVKWGAAITAIFSILIFVSKSGQKIMDVVSMILGVIMILIVAYVMVVSNPPYGDALVHTFAPEHPIKLILPIITLVGGTVGGYITFAGAHRILDSGIKGKEFLPFVNHSAIAGILTTGVMRTLLFLAVLGVVVTGVTLSSENPPASVFEHAIGPIGKNIFGVVIFAAAMSSVIGSAYTSATFLKTMHKSLFNKNNLIVITFIVISTIIFLFIGKPVSLLIIAGVINGWILPITLSVILIASRKKSIVGDYKHPTWMLIFGIVAVIVTILTGIFSLQDLASLWKG is encoded by the coding sequence ATGGGAGAAAAATTAACATCAAACAATAATGGGAAAGCAACATTCACTAGAAATCATAAAAGATTATTGCTAGGATCAGTCTTTTTAATGGCAACGTCAGCAATCGGACCTGCCTTTTTAACTCAAACAGCAGTATTTACTGCACAATTTTATGCTAGTTTCGCGTTTGCGATTTTAATTTCTATATTAATAGATATAGGTGCACAAATTAATATCTGGAGAGTTCTTGTAGTTACTGGCTTAAGAGGACAAGAGGTATCCAATAAAATTGTTCCTGGGCTTGGAACAGTTATCTCTGTTTTAATTGCATTTGGTGGATTAGCATTTAATATTGGTAATATTGCCGGTGCAGGTCTTGGGTTAAACGCTATGTTTGGTATAGATGTAAAATGGGGTGCAGCGATTACTGCTATCTTTTCAATTTTGATTTTTGTTAGTAAAAGTGGTCAAAAAATTATGGATGTAGTATCTATGATTTTAGGTGTCATTATGATATTGATCGTCGCATATGTCATGGTTGTATCTAATCCACCATATGGAGATGCTTTGGTACATACCTTTGCACCTGAACATCCAATCAAATTAATTTTACCTATTATTACATTAGTGGGTGGAACAGTTGGCGGATATATAACATTTGCTGGAGCTCACAGAATTTTGGATTCTGGTATCAAAGGTAAAGAATTTTTACCATTTGTTAACCATTCAGCCATTGCAGGTATTTTAACTACGGGTGTTATGCGTACATTACTATTCCTAGCAGTATTAGGTGTTGTTGTAACAGGAGTAACGCTTAGTTCTGAAAATCCACCAGCATCAGTGTTCGAACATGCTATAGGACCTATTGGTAAAAATATATTTGGTGTGGTGATTTTTGCAGCAGCAATGTCTTCAGTAATTGGTTCAGCCTATACTAGTGCGACTTTCTTAAAAACGATGCACAAATCACTCTTTAATAAGAATAATTTAATTGTTATCACATTTATTGTTATTTCAACAATTATTTTCTTATTCATCGGTAAACCTGTAAGTTTACTTATTATCGCAGGTGTGATTAATGGTTGGATCTTACCAATTACACTTTCTGTCATTTTAATTGCAAGTAGAAAAAAATCGATTGTTGGTGATTATAAACACCCAACATGGATGCTAATATTCGGTATTGTAGCTGTAATCGTTACAATTTTAACTGGTATCTTTTCACTACAAGATTTAGCAAGTTTATGGAAAGGTTAA
- the mtnN gene encoding 5'-methylthioadenosine/S-adenosylhomocysteine nucleosidase — MIGIIGAMEEEVSILKDKLVNLSEITVAHVKFYTGQLNHKEVVITQSGIGKVNAAISTTLLIEKFNPKFIINTGSAGALDESLEIGDVLISNDVTYHDADATAFGYALGQIPQMPEKYEANQQLLKETVEVVQQQHLNAKTGLIVSGDSFIGSAEQRKLIKSRFADAMAVEMEATAIAQVCYQFKVPFIITRAVSDLANGEADMTFEEFLGKAAVSSSEMVELLVKKL; from the coding sequence ATGATTGGTATTATTGGTGCAATGGAAGAAGAAGTTTCCATTTTAAAAGATAAATTAGTGAATTTAAGTGAAATTACAGTTGCACATGTTAAATTTTATACAGGGCAACTTAATCATAAAGAGGTTGTTATTACTCAAAGCGGTATAGGTAAAGTCAATGCAGCAATATCAACTACATTACTCATCGAAAAATTTAATCCTAAATTCATTATCAATACAGGTTCTGCTGGTGCATTAGATGAAAGCCTAGAAATTGGAGATGTATTGATCAGTAATGATGTGACTTATCACGATGCTGATGCGACTGCATTTGGATATGCATTAGGACAAATTCCACAAATGCCTGAAAAATATGAAGCTAATCAACAATTATTAAAAGAAACTGTTGAAGTGGTACAACAACAACATTTAAATGCTAAAACAGGCTTGATAGTGAGTGGCGATAGCTTCATAGGTAGTGCAGAACAACGTAAATTAATAAAATCTCGTTTTGCAGACGCTATGGCTGTTGAAATGGAAGCAACAGCAATTGCACAAGTATGTTATCAATTTAAAGTTCCTTTTATAATCACAAGAGCGGTATCTGATTTAGCAAATGGTGAAGCGGATATGACTTTTGAGGAATTTTTAGGTAAGGCTGCAGTTTCTTCAAGTGAAATGGTAGAATTATTAGTAAAAAAATTATAA
- a CDS encoding YqeG family HAD IIIA-type phosphatase yields MGIIKHYFMPNAYVKSVFEINIDKLADTGVKGIITDLDNTLVGWDVVAPTEQIKQWFKEAREKGIQITIVSNNNEQRVGEFSKDLNVDFICKARKPMGKAFKKAIKQMNIKPNETVVIGDQMLTDVFGGNRNGLYTIMVVPVKRTDGFITKFNRLIERRLLNHFRKKGYIKWEEN; encoded by the coding sequence ATGGGTATTATTAAACATTATTTTATGCCTAATGCATATGTTAAATCAGTTTTCGAAATTAATATCGATAAATTAGCAGATACAGGTGTAAAAGGTATTATTACAGATTTAGATAACACACTAGTAGGTTGGGATGTTGTTGCGCCTACTGAACAAATAAAACAGTGGTTCAAAGAAGCGAGAGAAAAAGGAATTCAAATTACGATCGTTTCAAATAATAATGAACAACGTGTTGGTGAATTTTCAAAAGATTTAAATGTAGATTTTATTTGTAAAGCAAGAAAACCAATGGGTAAAGCATTTAAAAAAGCAATTAAACAAATGAATATAAAGCCGAATGAAACTGTTGTCATTGGTGATCAAATGTTAACTGACGTTTTCGGTGGTAATCGTAATGGTTTATATACAATTATGGTAGTACCTGTTAAAAGAACAGATGGATTTATCACTAAATTTAATCGACTTATTGAAAGAAGATTGTTAAATCACTTTAGAAAAAAAGGTTATATCAAGTGGGAGGAAAATTGA
- the yqeH gene encoding ribosome biogenesis GTPase YqeH, which translates to MSEELKCIGCGAPLQSEDKNAPGYVPEHNLFREDVICKRCFRLKNYNEVQDVGMDSEDFLNLLTGLSDKSGIVVNVVDVFDFEGSFINAIKRIVGNKKIILVANKMDLLPKQINHRRVKEWLKRAAKKYGLEAEDVVLISAEKGQDIEDLLDSINKYRDQEDVYIVGTTNVGKSTLINKLIELSVGEKDVVTTSRFPGTTLDMIDIPLDEKSFMFDTPGIIQSHQMTHFVTEKELKLVMPKKEIKQRVYQLNEGQTLFFGGLARIDYVSGGKRPLVCFFSNELNIHRTKTEKANELWKNHIGDLLTPPHDPSQFNMSEMKAVRLETGKEKRDVMISGLGFITIDSGAKVIVRVPKNVDVILRNSIL; encoded by the coding sequence TTGAGTGAAGAATTAAAATGTATTGGTTGTGGAGCGCCTTTGCAATCTGAGGATAAGAATGCACCTGGTTATGTTCCAGAACACAATTTATTTAGAGAAGATGTTATCTGTAAACGATGTTTTCGTCTGAAAAATTATAATGAAGTTCAAGATGTGGGCATGGATAGTGAAGACTTCTTAAATTTACTAACAGGTTTGTCTGACAAAAGTGGCATAGTAGTAAATGTAGTTGATGTTTTTGATTTTGAGGGTTCATTTATCAATGCCATTAAACGAATTGTAGGTAATAAAAAAATCATCTTAGTTGCTAACAAAATGGATTTACTACCTAAACAGATTAATCACCGTCGCGTAAAAGAGTGGTTGAAACGCGCCGCTAAAAAATATGGACTTGAAGCGGAAGATGTAGTACTTATTTCTGCAGAAAAAGGGCAAGACATCGAAGACTTATTAGATTCAATCAATAAGTATCGTGATCAAGAAGATGTATATATTGTCGGTACAACTAATGTAGGTAAATCCACATTAATAAATAAACTTATAGAACTAAGTGTGGGTGAAAAAGATGTTGTTACAACATCAAGATTCCCAGGTACTACATTAGATATGATTGATATACCTTTAGATGAAAAATCCTTTATGTTTGATACGCCAGGAATAATACAGTCTCATCAAATGACTCATTTTGTAACTGAAAAAGAATTAAAATTAGTTATGCCTAAAAAAGAAATTAAACAACGTGTTTATCAATTAAATGAAGGCCAAACTCTGTTCTTTGGTGGTTTAGCACGAATCGATTATGTCTCAGGTGGTAAAAGACCTTTAGTATGTTTCTTCTCTAATGAACTAAATATACATCGAACTAAAACAGAAAAAGCAAATGAATTATGGAAGAATCATATAGGCGATTTATTAACACCACCGCATGATCCTAGCCAATTTAATATGAGTGAAATGAAAGCTGTTCGTTTAGAAACTGGTAAAGAGAAAAGAGATGTAATGATTTCTGGTTTAGGTTTTATAACGATTGATTCTGGTGCAAAAGTGATTGTTAGAGTCCCTAAAAATGTAGATGTCATCTTAAGAAATTCAATATTATAG
- the aroE gene encoding shikimate dehydrogenase has protein sequence MKFAVIGDPISHSLSPLMHNKNFESLDLKYTYEAVNISIEDFDHIKEIIEGKSLDGFNITIPHKERIIPYLDEIDHQSSSVGAVNTVLIRDGKWIGYNTDGIGYVTGLRQVYNDLENAYILILGAGGASKGIANELNKFVQPKLTVANRTMKRFESWDLDVNQISLDQAESHLDEFDIIINTTPAGMDNNQDIPIDLKYLNPETLVSDIVYIPYKTPILIAAEKKGNPIYNGLDMFVYQGAESFKIWTGLQADIKTMKNSVLNELKGVK, from the coding sequence GTGAAATTTGCAGTAATTGGAGATCCAATTTCACATTCTTTATCACCGCTAATGCATAATAAAAATTTTGAGTCGTTAGATTTAAAATACACTTATGAAGCAGTTAACATTTCAATTGAAGATTTTGATCATATCAAAGAGATTATTGAAGGTAAAAGTTTAGATGGTTTTAATATCACTATTCCACATAAAGAACGTATTATACCTTATTTAGATGAAATTGATCATCAGTCATCATCTGTTGGTGCAGTAAATACTGTATTAATTCGTGACGGTAAATGGATAGGTTATAATACAGATGGGATAGGCTATGTTACGGGCTTAAGACAAGTATACAATGATTTAGAAAATGCTTATATTTTAATATTAGGTGCTGGTGGTGCTAGTAAAGGTATAGCAAATGAACTCAATAAGTTTGTTCAACCTAAACTAACTGTAGCCAATCGTACGATGAAACGTTTTGAGTCATGGGATCTAGATGTCAATCAAATTTCACTCGACCAAGCGGAATCACATTTGGATGAGTTTGATATTATTATCAATACTACTCCTGCAGGAATGGATAATAATCAAGATATACCCATTGATTTAAAATACTTAAACCCAGAAACTTTAGTGAGTGATATTGTATATATACCTTATAAAACGCCTATTTTAATAGCAGCAGAGAAAAAAGGTAATCCAATATATAATGGATTAGATATGTTTGTATATCAAGGGGCAGAAAGTTTTAAAATATGGACTGGATTACAAGCTGATATCAAGACAATGAAAAATTCAGTTTTAAACGAACTAAAAGGAGTTAAATAA
- the yhbY gene encoding ribosome assembly RNA-binding protein YhbY, with protein sequence MLTGKQKRYLRSLAHNTDPTFQIGKGGINENMVNQIDETLEKRELIKIHVLQNNFDDKNELATTLGEATNSEAVQVIGSMIVLYRESQENKEITLP encoded by the coding sequence ATGTTAACAGGAAAACAAAAGAGATATTTACGTAGTTTAGCACACAATACTGATCCCACTTTCCAAATTGGTAAAGGTGGTATTAATGAAAATATGGTAAATCAAATTGATGAAACACTTGAAAAACGTGAGCTAATTAAAATACATGTTTTACAAAATAATTTTGATGATAAAAATGAACTTGCGACTACATTAGGAGAAGCTACAAACAGTGAAGCTGTTCAAGTAATCGGGTCTATGATTGTTTTATATAGAGAATCACAGGAAAATAAAGAAATCACGCTACCATAA
- a CDS encoding nicotinate-nucleotide adenylyltransferase: MMSKKIVLYGGQFNPIHTAHMMVASEVFHKIKPDEFYFLPSYMAPLKDHKDFLEAPQRLNMIELAIDTLGFGKISYEELERKGQSYTYDTLLSLTHSQPDSEFYFIIGTDQYNQLDRWYNIDELKQLITFIVVNREKEVQHVEDDMISITIPRMDISSSMIRERIKSKQSIQILVPQSVEHYIREEGLYEH; this comes from the coding sequence ATAATGTCAAAAAAAATAGTTTTGTATGGTGGACAATTCAACCCGATTCATACTGCTCACATGATGGTAGCAAGTGAAGTCTTTCATAAAATTAAACCTGATGAGTTTTATTTTTTACCTAGTTATATGGCGCCTTTGAAAGACCACAAAGATTTCTTGGAAGCTCCACAACGTCTTAATATGATTGAACTAGCCATTGATACACTGGGTTTTGGTAAAATTAGTTATGAAGAGTTAGAAAGAAAAGGACAAAGTTATACGTATGATACACTTTTATCTCTAACACATTCACAACCCGATTCAGAATTTTATTTCATAATAGGTACAGACCAATATAATCAATTGGATCGTTGGTATAACATTGATGAATTAAAACAATTGATTACGTTTATTGTTGTTAACAGAGAAAAAGAAGTACAACATGTTGAGGATGATATGATATCTATTACAATTCCACGTATGGATATTAGTTCATCAATGATACGAGAACGTATTAAATCAAAACAATCTATTCAAATATTAGTTCCTCAAAGTGTTGAGCATTATATTCGAGAGGAAGGGTTATATGAACATTGA
- the yqeK gene encoding bis(5'-nucleosyl)-tetraphosphatase (symmetrical) YqeK — MNIENAKELVKEKLPEKRYKHSLRVAETAVKLAEIYDGDKDKAELAGVLHDYCKYDDLSTMYQVVRQYELETDLLSYGGEILHGPVCSAIMENDFDVKDEEVLLAIKYHTTGRQQMTKTEKLVFIADYIEPGRKTPGVEEIRDMAYNQGSLDKTIYEISKRTVLFLIQKDITVYGATIACLNYYNYSDERIKDD; from the coding sequence ATGAACATTGAAAATGCTAAGGAATTAGTTAAAGAAAAATTACCTGAAAAACGATATAAACATTCACTTAGAGTAGCCGAAACAGCTGTAAAACTAGCAGAAATATATGATGGAGATAAAGATAAAGCAGAGTTAGCCGGTGTCTTACATGACTACTGTAAATATGATGATTTGAGTACAATGTATCAAGTGGTTAGACAATATGAATTAGAAACTGATTTATTAAGCTATGGTGGCGAAATTCTCCATGGTCCTGTTTGTTCTGCAATAATGGAAAACGATTTTGATGTTAAAGATGAGGAAGTGCTGTTAGCAATCAAATATCACACTACTGGTCGTCAACAAATGACTAAAACAGAGAAATTAGTATTTATTGCTGATTATATTGAACCAGGGCGTAAAACCCCAGGAGTTGAAGAAATAAGAGATATGGCATACAATCAAGGTAGCTTAGATAAAACAATTTACGAAATTTCTAAGCGAACAGTGTTATTTTTAATTCAAAAAGATATTACGGTTTATGGCGCTACGATTGCTTGTTTAAATTATTATAATTATAGTGATGAAAGAATAAAGGATGATTAA
- the rsfS gene encoding ribosome silencing factor: MNSDKLLNIAVDAAENKKAEDIISLNMQGISDMTDYFVVCHGNNERQVQSIAKAVKEAVHEQDIDVKRMEGYQDARWILLDLANVVVHIFHKDERPYYNIEKLYQDAPIESYGQVVH, encoded by the coding sequence ATGAACTCAGACAAATTGTTAAACATTGCTGTAGATGCAGCAGAAAACAAAAAAGCAGAAGATATTATTTCTCTTAATATGCAAGGTATTAGTGATATGACAGATTACTTTGTGGTTTGTCATGGAAACAATGAACGCCAAGTTCAATCGATTGCAAAGGCTGTAAAAGAAGCAGTTCATGAACAAGATATTGATGTGAAACGTATGGAAGGCTATCAAGACGCAAGATGGATTCTTCTCGACTTAGCTAATGTAGTTGTACATATTTTCCATAAAGACGAGCGTCCTTATTATAATATTGAGAAATTATATCAAGATGCACCAATTGAATCATACGGTCAGGTTGTTCACTAA
- a CDS encoding class I SAM-dependent methyltransferase → MSQYEEMSLVYDQLTQDQPYHLWFDIVQYYAHNHPNILDIGCGTGTLTCMLNELGHINGMDISADMLAIASQKSNQITWIEGDMTRFKLDYQFDIITIFCDSLNYLPTIEDVENTFINVHSHLNKGGLLIFDVHTVEKMNTLFNNQSYIDETEHVYLGWDAIKGDEPLSVYHQMSFFIEHEDGLYQRFDEEHYQRTFEKDVYLNLLEQCGFNVIKTFTDFDMNNESEQADRLFFVAQKQF, encoded by the coding sequence ATGTCTCAATATGAAGAAATGAGCCTAGTGTATGATCAACTAACTCAAGATCAACCTTATCATTTATGGTTCGATATAGTTCAATATTATGCACACAATCATCCCAATATACTAGATATAGGTTGTGGAACAGGCACACTTACATGCATGTTAAATGAATTAGGTCATATCAATGGTATGGATATTAGTGCTGATATGTTGGCAATCGCTTCTCAAAAGTCTAATCAAATAACTTGGATAGAGGGCGATATGACTCGCTTTAAATTAGACTACCAATTTGATATCATAACTATATTTTGTGACTCTTTAAACTATTTACCTACTATTGAAGATGTTGAAAATACTTTCATAAATGTTCATTCTCATTTGAACAAGGGAGGATTATTAATCTTTGATGTTCATACTGTAGAAAAAATGAACACGCTATTTAATAATCAAAGTTATATCGACGAAACTGAACATGTATATTTAGGTTGGGATGCAATTAAAGGTGATGAACCTTTAAGCGTATATCATCAAATGTCCTTCTTTATTGAACATGAGGATGGATTATATCAACGATTTGATGAAGAACATTACCAAAGAACATTTGAAAAAGATGTATATTTAAATTTATTGGAACAATGTGGTTTCAACGTAATTAAAACGTTTACTGATTTTGATATGAATAATGAAAGTGAACAAGCAGATCGCTTATTTTTTGTAGCTCAAAAACAATTTTAA
- a CDS encoding helix-hairpin-helix domain-containing protein, which yields MHSKFNQVKSYLSDHKMYFIMGALFIFLMIFYVMNSNQSEDKSAYIESTTHNYADKDNQNEKNGNKTTPTSQEVGKKDNQIIYVDIKGAVKHPNVYKMNSSDRMIDILNKAQLLKTADTKQLNFSEKLIDQKLIYVPEKGENSVQQVQSQSNQFNGTGNVDKAPINLNLATEEQLMKVPGIGPSKAKEIIEYKTQKGSFNSIDDLKNIKGFGSKTFEKLKEYFTV from the coding sequence TTGCATTCTAAATTCAATCAAGTTAAATCATATTTGAGTGATCACAAAATGTATTTTATCATGGGTGCACTCTTCATATTTTTGATGATATTTTATGTTATGAATTCAAATCAATCGGAAGATAAATCAGCTTATATAGAATCTACAACACACAATTATGCTGATAAAGACAATCAAAATGAGAAAAATGGAAATAAAACAACTCCGACTAGTCAAGAAGTAGGAAAAAAAGATAACCAAATTATATATGTAGATATCAAAGGTGCAGTGAAACATCCTAATGTATATAAAATGAATAGTTCAGATAGGATGATCGATATACTGAATAAAGCGCAATTATTAAAAACCGCCGACACAAAGCAACTCAATTTTTCAGAAAAACTCATAGACCAAAAGCTAATATACGTACCTGAAAAAGGGGAAAACAGTGTTCAGCAAGTACAAAGTCAATCTAATCAATTTAATGGTACTGGTAATGTAGATAAAGCACCTATAAATTTAAATTTAGCCACAGAAGAACAATTAATGAAAGTACCTGGCATTGGGCCATCTAAAGCAAAAGAAATCATCGAATATAAAACTCAAAAAGGTTCATTTAATAGCATTGATGATTTGAAAAATATCAAAGGTTTTGGTTCAAAAACATTTGAAAAACTTAAAGAATATTTTACCGTATAA
- a CDS encoding ComE operon protein 2: MERIKWEEYFMAQSHLLALRSTCQRLSVGATIVKDNRIIAGGYNGSVAGEVHCIDEGCLIEDGHCIRTIHAEMNALLQCAKQGVSTEGATIYVTHFPCLNCTKSIIQAGIKTIYYAEDYHNHEYAMKLLDQSGIEYKKIPFSPEYVAQYLTQG; this comes from the coding sequence ATGGAGAGAATTAAATGGGAAGAATACTTTATGGCACAAAGCCACTTGTTAGCCTTAAGATCAACTTGTCAAAGATTATCAGTTGGCGCAACTATTGTGAAAGATAATCGTATTATCGCGGGAGGCTACAATGGTTCAGTTGCTGGTGAAGTTCATTGTATAGATGAAGGTTGTTTAATTGAAGATGGACATTGTATTCGTACAATACATGCTGAAATGAATGCATTACTACAATGTGCAAAGCAAGGTGTTTCAACAGAAGGTGCAACAATTTATGTTACACATTTTCCGTGTTTAAATTGCACTAAATCAATTATTCAGGCTGGTATTAAAACTATCTACTATGCTGAAGATTACCATAATCATGAATATGCTATGAAGTTATTAGATCAATCGGGCATAGAGTATAAAAAAATACCATTTTCACCTGAATATGTAGCTCAGTATTTAACACAAGGCTAA